The genome window CGACACGACTCTCCGCGACGGCGAGCAGTCTCCCGGCTGCAGCATGGACACCGAGCAGAAGCTCGAAGTGGCGAAGGCGCTTGTCGAGCTCGGCGTCGACGTGATCGAGGCGGGGTTCCCGATCGCGTCCCCCGGCGACTTCGACGCGGTCCAGAAGATCGCCCGCAAGTATGGCGACCAGTCGACGATCTGCGGCCTGGCCCGCTGCCGGACCGAGGACATCGACCGCGCCTGGGAGGCCCTGAAAGACGCCCAGAACGTCCGGATCCACATCTTCCTGGCGACGAGTCCGATCCATCGGCAGTTCAAGCTCAAAATGGCGGAGGAAGAGATCATCCGGAAGACGGTCGACATGGTCCGCTACACCGCCGACCGGATGAGCGAGCGGTCCGACATCACCCGGCCGAACGTCGAGTTCTCACCGGAGGATGCCGCCCGGACGGAGCTCGACTTCCTGTGCCGCGTGGTCGAGAGCGCCATCGACGCCGGGGCGACCACGGTCAACATCCCGGACACGGTCGGGTACGCGACCCCGAACCACTTCTACAAGGTGATCTCCTACCTCAAGAAGAACGTCCCCAACATCGAACGGGCGGTCCTGAGCACGCATTGCCACAACGACCTGGGGCTGGCGGTCGCCAACAGCCTGGCCGGGGTGGAAGCGGGAGCCCGGCAGATCGAGTGCACGATCAACGGTCTGGGCGAGCGGGCCGGGAACGCGGCGCTGGAAGAAGTCGTCATGGCGCTCAAGACGCGTCAGGACTACTTCGGCGTCGACACGCGGATCAACACGCCGAAGCTCTGTCCGATCAGCCGCCTGGTCTCCAGTACGACCGGGATGCGGGTCCAGCGGAACAAGGCGATCGTCGGTCAGAACGCCTTCGCCCAC of Planctomyces sp. SH-PL14 contains these proteins:
- a CDS encoding 2-isopropylmalate synthase, whose protein sequence is MSDFITIFDTTLRDGEQSPGCSMDTEQKLEVAKALVELGVDVIEAGFPIASPGDFDAVQKIARKYGDQSTICGLARCRTEDIDRAWEALKDAQNVRIHIFLATSPIHRQFKLKMAEEEIIRKTVDMVRYTADRMSERSDITRPNVEFSPEDAARTELDFLCRVVESAIDAGATTVNIPDTVGYATPNHFYKVISYLKKNVPNIERAVLSTHCHNDLGLAVANSLAGVEAGARQIECTINGLGERAGNAALEEVVMALKTRQDYFGVDTRINTPKLCPISRLVSSTTGMRVQRNKAIVGQNAFAHEAGIHQHGMLQNRTTYEIMRPEDVGYTGQNMVLGKHSGRHAFRDHLKRIGYELTDEDFQRVFDDFIALCDRKKDVYDADIAALIDKQIHHGPETWKLVSFHTFGGTGTIPTATVELQHLDGKKVKDAAPGDGPVDALFRCLDRITHITPTLEDYSVRGVSSGTDALGEVTVEVEQQGRTYHGKGVSTDIIEASGLAYLQALNKIAAGLGAATIHPQHGV